One segment of Shewanella piezotolerans WP3 DNA contains the following:
- the aroG gene encoding 3-deoxy-7-phosphoheptulonate synthase AroG, which produces MYYQNDDVRINKIKELLPPIAILERFPATENASATVFNARESIHNILAKKDDRLLVVIGPCSIHDPVAAVEYGKRLVELREKYKDQLEIVMRVYFEKPRTTVGWKGLINDPNMDNSFKLNDGLRTARKLLLDLNDMGLPTAGEFLDMITPQYVADLMCWGAIGARTTESQVHRELASGLSSPVGFKNGTDGTIKVAIDAIGAASAPHHFLSVTKFGHSAIVETKGNPDCHIILRGGKEPNYSAAHVAEINQQLEKAGLANNIMIDFSHANSRKQFALQMSVADDVAGQLSAGETSIFGVMVESNLVEGRQDPVEGQSLCYGQSVTDACIGWGDTETMLSVLNESILKRR; this is translated from the coding sequence ATGTATTACCAAAATGATGATGTTCGAATTAATAAGATTAAAGAGTTGTTACCTCCAATTGCAATTTTGGAGCGATTTCCGGCAACAGAGAACGCATCAGCGACCGTATTTAATGCGCGTGAAAGCATCCATAATATCTTAGCAAAAAAGGATGACCGCCTTTTAGTGGTTATCGGCCCTTGCTCTATTCATGATCCTGTTGCAGCAGTTGAGTACGGAAAACGTCTCGTTGAGCTGCGTGAGAAGTACAAAGATCAATTAGAGATTGTTATGCGCGTCTATTTTGAAAAGCCGCGCACAACAGTTGGCTGGAAAGGCTTAATCAACGATCCGAATATGGATAATAGCTTTAAGCTAAATGATGGTTTGCGCACAGCTCGCAAGCTTTTGCTTGATCTTAATGATATGGGCTTGCCAACTGCTGGTGAGTTTTTAGATATGATCACGCCGCAATATGTTGCCGACTTAATGTGTTGGGGCGCAATTGGCGCTCGCACCACTGAATCGCAAGTGCATAGAGAGTTAGCTTCTGGTCTTTCAAGCCCTGTAGGGTTTAAGAATGGTACCGATGGCACTATTAAAGTCGCTATTGATGCCATTGGCGCAGCCAGCGCACCACACCATTTCCTTTCGGTGACAAAATTTGGCCATTCAGCGATTGTTGAAACTAAGGGGAATCCTGATTGTCATATCATTTTGCGTGGTGGTAAAGAGCCTAACTACAGTGCAGCGCATGTGGCGGAGATCAATCAGCAGCTCGAAAAAGCAGGGCTTGCTAATAATATTATGATCGACTTTAGCCATGCCAATAGCCGTAAACAGTTTGCGCTGCAGATGTCAGTTGCCGATGATGTGGCTGGCCAATTGAGCGCCGGTGAAACATCGATATTTGGTGTTATGGTCGAAAGTAATCTGGTTGAAGGTAGACAGGATCCTGTTGAAGGCCAATCACTTTGTTATGGTCAGAGTGTAACAGATGCATGTATCGGCTGGGGTGACACTGAGACAATGCTGAGCGTATTGAACGAGAGTATTCTCAAGCGTCGATAA
- a CDS encoding tetratricopeptide repeat protein — translation MKSVSISLLSFLFLLQACTSTSEPSKQYALESYYHDEHFHAIPELPAAESLFYLSDNDLRKVRKDFNRAKLSKSNNILVHKWLANYINAQDGGFRYADNLTRSASETFNDREGNCLSLVLLTAAIADELDVTVQFQEIDVPPVWDKQGGFYLVNGHINLKLLPQEQRNSINFSIGAIQIDFLPERAMQGYDKRRVSQSMVASMYYNNVAAEALVKGQYDKAYGLLKLSLQQDNQFLPAINTLAVLYRYKGLIEEAEALYKLALTIDPDDMNALYNYAIILGEQNRLDEWADVHKVMELARIRNPYYYYSMAQQAYFDKEYKLALNWYKKAIDKADYRHEFYFGLSRTYWATGDERRAQVNMEKALSLTNDLNNKHRYQSKLHAMRSH, via the coding sequence ATGAAGAGTGTTTCTATAAGCCTATTATCATTTCTTTTTCTGCTGCAAGCTTGTACTTCGACCTCTGAACCAAGCAAACAGTATGCACTTGAAAGCTATTATCATGATGAGCACTTCCATGCGATCCCCGAGCTTCCAGCGGCCGAGAGTCTATTTTATTTATCAGATAACGACCTTAGAAAAGTTCGCAAGGATTTTAATAGAGCCAAGTTGTCTAAATCGAATAATATTTTAGTCCACAAATGGTTAGCAAACTATATTAACGCTCAAGATGGAGGGTTTCGTTATGCCGATAACTTGACCCGCTCTGCTAGCGAAACCTTCAATGACAGAGAAGGGAACTGTTTATCTCTAGTGCTATTAACCGCCGCTATAGCCGATGAGCTAGATGTAACTGTCCAATTCCAAGAGATTGACGTTCCGCCTGTTTGGGATAAACAAGGGGGATTTTATCTTGTAAATGGTCATATTAACCTTAAGTTACTGCCTCAAGAGCAGCGTAACAGTATTAATTTTTCTATCGGCGCAATTCAAATCGATTTTTTACCTGAGCGAGCGATGCAAGGCTATGACAAGCGTCGAGTGAGTCAGTCGATGGTGGCCTCAATGTATTACAATAATGTTGCCGCAGAAGCCTTGGTAAAAGGACAATATGATAAAGCGTATGGCTTGTTGAAGCTCAGTTTGCAGCAGGATAATCAATTCTTACCTGCGATTAATACGCTAGCTGTGCTATATCGGTATAAGGGGCTGATTGAAGAGGCTGAGGCTTTGTACAAATTAGCGTTAACCATCGATCCTGATGATATGAATGCGCTGTATAACTATGCGATTATTCTTGGCGAGCAAAATAGGCTCGATGAGTGGGCTGATGTGCACAAAGTGATGGAGCTTGCTCGGATCCGTAATCCCTATTATTACTACAGCATGGCACAGCAAGCTTACTTCGATAAAGAGTATAAGCTCGCGTTAAACTGGTATAAAAAAGCGATTGATAAGGCTGATTACCGTCATGAATTTTATTTTGGTCTATCTAGAACATATTGGGCTACGGGTGATGAACGTCGAGCTCAAGTTAACATGGAGAAGGCATTATCATTGACCAACGACTTAAACAATAAGCATCGTTATCAATCAAAACTTCATGCAATGAGAAGTCATTAG